GGTCTCCTGGGTACCACTGAATGCACCAAAGTCCTACAATTGTTAGCTTCTTAACAATCTTGGCATCTCCACCTTCCTCAACTTCATTGTTATTTACTTCTTCGCGATTTAAACGATTATAAATCCATTCAGGAAAGTAAACTTCACTATTTTCTTCTGTACGAACATCAATGTTCTTCTTCCTCCCTCCAACCATTTCAAGCAACAACATTCCAAAACTATAGACATCTGACTTGTGTGACACATTACCGAAGTTTCTAGAGAACACCTCTGGTGCAATATAACCCACGGTTCCTCTAGCAGCTGTCATGGATACGATGCTTTGTTCTTTCGAGCACAACTTGGCTAGCCCAAAATCAGAGATTTTTGGGATGAAATTTTTGTCTAACAAGATGTTATGAGGCTTAATATCGAAATGAAGGATTCTTTGATCACACCCTTGGTGAAGATAATCAATTCCTTTGGCTATGCCAAGAGCAATATCTTGGAGTTTCTCCCAACCAAGTGAAGTTTTTTTATGATCAGATGATATGACCTTCTCTAGACAATCATTGGGCATGTACTCGTAAACAAGAGCCTTTTTATACCCGTCAGCACAATATCCAACCAAGCGAACCACATTGACATGGTGGATCGTACCTATCGTTCCCACTTCATTGATGAAGTCGTCACCATTTCCTGTGAAGTTGTTGAGGATCTTGGCTGCAATAGGCACATCATTGGAGAGCTCTCCCTTGAAAACAGTTCCATAACCTCCTTGGCCTAGTTTG
The sequence above is drawn from the Rhododendron vialii isolate Sample 1 chromosome 6a, ASM3025357v1 genome and encodes:
- the LOC131329957 gene encoding rust resistance kinase Lr10-like, with the translated sequence MPNDCLEKVISSDHKKTSLGWEKLQDIALGIAKGIDYLHQGCDQRILHFDIKPHNILLDKNFIPKISDFGLAKLCSKEQSIVSMTAARGTVGYIAPEVFSRNFGNVSHKSDVYSFGMLLLEMVGGRKKNIDVRTEENSEVYFPEWIYNRLNREEVNNNEVEEGGDAKIVKKLTIVGLWCIQWYPGDRPSMKAVVQMLEGDGKTLAMPPNPFSTTSQSITRGNMGGRHFSSVLEIISETD